One window of Catharus ustulatus isolate bCatUst1 chromosome 3, bCatUst1.pri.v2, whole genome shotgun sequence genomic DNA carries:
- the RHOQ gene encoding rho-related GTP-binding protein RhoQ isoform X2: protein MRAGSGHGPWQRGGHAEVRGGGGRRRGQDVPADELRQRRLPRGVRAHRLRPLRSQRYRRGQAVPAGAVRHRRPVVNPASFQNVKEEWVPELKEYAPNVPFLLVGTQIDLRDDPKTLARLNDMKEKPVSVEQGQKLAKEIGAYCYVECSALTQKGLKTVFDEAIIAILTPKKHTVKKRIGSRCINCCLIT from the exons ATGAGGGCGGGCTCCGGCCATGGCCCATGGCAGCGCGGCGGTCATGCTGAAGTGCGTGGTGGTGGGGGACGGCGCCGTGGGCAAGACGTGCCTGCTGATGAGCTACGCCAACGACGCCTTCCCCGAGGAGTACGTGCCCACCGTCTTCGACCACTACGCAG TCAGCGTTACCGTCGGGGGCAAGCAGTACCTGCTGGGGCTGTACGACACCGCCGGCCAG TGGTAAACCCTGCTTCATTTCAAAATGTGAAGGAAGAGTGGGTACCGGAGTTGAAGGAATATGCACCTAATGTTCCCTTTTTACTAGTAGGAACACAG ATTGATCTCCGTGATGACCCAAAAACTCTGGCAAGACTGAATGATATGAAAGAGAAGCCCGTATCTGTGGAGCAAGGACAGAAGTTAGCAAAAGAG ATAGGAGCCTACTGCTATGTGGAGTGTTCAGCTTTAACACAGAAAGGACTGAAGACTGTTTTTGATGAAGCTATTATAGCCATTCTAACTCCAAAGAAACACACAGTGAAGAAGAGAATAGGCTCAAGATGCATAAACTGCTGTTTGATCACGTGA
- the RHOQ gene encoding rho-related GTP-binding protein RhoQ isoform X3: MAHGSAAVMLKCVVVGDGAVGKTCLLMSYANDAFPEEYVPTVFDHYAVSVTVGGKQYLLGLYDTAGQEDYDRLRPLSYPMTDVFLICFSVVNPASFQNVKEEWVPELKEYAPNVPFLLVGTQIDLRDDPKTLARLNDMKEKPVSVEQGQKLAKEEPTAMWSVQL; encoded by the exons ATGGCCCATGGCAGCGCGGCGGTCATGCTGAAGTGCGTGGTGGTGGGGGACGGCGCCGTGGGCAAGACGTGCCTGCTGATGAGCTACGCCAACGACGCCTTCCCCGAGGAGTACGTGCCCACCGTCTTCGACCACTACGCAG TCAGCGTTACCGTCGGGGGCAAGCAGTACCTGCTGGGGCTGTACGACACCGCCGGCCAG gaAGACTATGATCGTCTGAGACCTTTATCTTACCCTATGACCGATGTCTTCCTTATCTGCTTCTCAGTGGTAAACCCTGCTTCATTTCAAAATGTGAAGGAAGAGTGGGTACCGGAGTTGAAGGAATATGCACCTAATGTTCCCTTTTTACTAGTAGGAACACAG ATTGATCTCCGTGATGACCCAAAAACTCTGGCAAGACTGAATGATATGAAAGAGAAGCCCGTATCTGTGGAGCAAGGACAGAAGTTAGCAAAAGAG GAGCCTACTGCTATGTGGAGTGTTCAGCTTTAA
- the RHOQ gene encoding rho-related GTP-binding protein RhoQ isoform X1, protein MAHGSAAVMLKCVVVGDGAVGKTCLLMSYANDAFPEEYVPTVFDHYAVSVTVGGKQYLLGLYDTAGQEDYDRLRPLSYPMTDVFLICFSVVNPASFQNVKEEWVPELKEYAPNVPFLLVGTQIDLRDDPKTLARLNDMKEKPVSVEQGQKLAKEIGAYCYVECSALTQKGLKTVFDEAIIAILTPKKHTVKKRIGSRCINCCLIT, encoded by the exons ATGGCCCATGGCAGCGCGGCGGTCATGCTGAAGTGCGTGGTGGTGGGGGACGGCGCCGTGGGCAAGACGTGCCTGCTGATGAGCTACGCCAACGACGCCTTCCCCGAGGAGTACGTGCCCACCGTCTTCGACCACTACGCAG TCAGCGTTACCGTCGGGGGCAAGCAGTACCTGCTGGGGCTGTACGACACCGCCGGCCAG gaAGACTATGATCGTCTGAGACCTTTATCTTACCCTATGACCGATGTCTTCCTTATCTGCTTCTCAGTGGTAAACCCTGCTTCATTTCAAAATGTGAAGGAAGAGTGGGTACCGGAGTTGAAGGAATATGCACCTAATGTTCCCTTTTTACTAGTAGGAACACAG ATTGATCTCCGTGATGACCCAAAAACTCTGGCAAGACTGAATGATATGAAAGAGAAGCCCGTATCTGTGGAGCAAGGACAGAAGTTAGCAAAAGAG ATAGGAGCCTACTGCTATGTGGAGTGTTCAGCTTTAACACAGAAAGGACTGAAGACTGTTTTTGATGAAGCTATTATAGCCATTCTAACTCCAAAGAAACACACAGTGAAGAAGAGAATAGGCTCAAGATGCATAAACTGCTGTTTGATCACGTGA